Proteins from one Paraburkholderia sp. BL10I2N1 genomic window:
- a CDS encoding AraC family transcriptional regulator, translating into MSYLLRSAALTNYVEVARSVGLDPYRKLSDAGINRSVLLDPDIMIPAEAVARLLERSARAGAIEDFGLRMAETRQLYNLGPLGFAMREQPTLRRALGSMAHYLRLQNEAVVMRIEETEGLAIIREDLMGVVPGSMRQATELVLAVLYRVLSMVLGATWKPRTICFTHSAPASLAMHTRVFGAPVEFNQDFDGIVCLAADLDAAIPAYDPVMAQQVRRYLDSMLLQANATTSDKVRKMVVALLPSGTCSVDRIAQHLGVDRRTIHRHLAQHGDSYLSIVDTVRVELVMRYVDSDDRPLSEVAALVGFSSLSAFSRWFGGRFGCSVSTWRRKNAQRNAGARDASA; encoded by the coding sequence ATGTCCTATCTGCTTCGCAGCGCGGCCCTGACCAATTACGTCGAAGTGGCGCGATCGGTGGGCCTCGATCCCTATCGCAAGCTGAGCGATGCCGGGATCAATCGGTCTGTGCTGCTGGACCCCGACATCATGATTCCGGCCGAGGCGGTAGCGAGGTTGCTGGAGAGATCGGCACGGGCCGGCGCGATCGAGGATTTCGGACTTCGCATGGCCGAAACGCGCCAGCTCTACAACCTGGGTCCGCTTGGTTTCGCGATGCGTGAGCAGCCGACGTTGCGCCGCGCGCTCGGATCGATGGCGCACTACCTGAGGCTACAGAACGAAGCGGTCGTCATGCGCATCGAGGAAACGGAAGGACTCGCCATCATCCGCGAAGACCTCATGGGCGTTGTGCCCGGCTCGATGCGCCAGGCAACGGAGTTGGTGCTCGCCGTGTTGTACCGGGTGCTGAGCATGGTGCTCGGCGCGACCTGGAAGCCCCGCACCATCTGTTTCACGCACAGTGCCCCAGCCAGCCTCGCCATGCACACGCGTGTATTTGGCGCTCCGGTCGAGTTCAACCAGGATTTCGACGGCATCGTGTGCCTCGCAGCCGATCTCGACGCCGCCATTCCTGCTTACGATCCGGTCATGGCGCAGCAGGTGCGCCGATATCTGGATTCGATGCTGCTTCAGGCCAACGCGACAACGTCCGACAAGGTCCGGAAAATGGTCGTCGCGCTGCTGCCGTCCGGCACCTGTTCGGTCGACCGGATAGCGCAGCACCTGGGCGTGGATCGCAGGACCATACATCGTCATCTCGCGCAGCACGGCGACAGCTACCTGTCGATTGTCGATACGGTGCGTGTCGAACTGGTGATGCGTTATGTCGATAGCGACGACCGGCCGTTGTCCGAAGTCGCGGCGTTGGTGGGCTTCTCGTCGCTCAGCGCGTTTTCCCGCTGGTTCGGCGGCCGTTTCGGTTGCAGCGTTTCAACGTGGCGCCGCAAAAACGCACAACGAAATGCGGGCGCCCGCGATGCGTCCGCCTAG
- a CDS encoding LysR family transcriptional regulator: MELRQLRYFVCVVEHGSMGKAALELGVATSALSQQISRLESELSTRLLQRTSSGVVPTDAGLAFWRQAQLALRHADDAVLAAREARLSGHVSVGLAPSTTGVLGLAFMKAMRERYPDVRLRMVESLSGHLGSMLGARQIDLAILFEEPAQRWSVMPLLDERLFVIGNPDLRGMPEGPDVRLAELGELPLIVPSGPHGLRPLLDASFKRARCEPRIVAEVDGLAMLMDAVRGGLGATIQPGAALARAGNASLASVQIAEADAIRPNLIVSVSDDELSPAGLAARVVLADVARALVAEGRWSGATLR; encoded by the coding sequence GTGGAACTGCGGCAGTTGCGATATTTCGTCTGCGTCGTCGAGCATGGCAGCATGGGCAAGGCTGCCTTGGAGCTCGGCGTCGCCACATCGGCATTGAGTCAGCAGATCAGCCGGCTCGAGAGCGAGCTGTCGACGCGCCTGCTGCAACGCACGTCCAGCGGCGTCGTGCCGACCGATGCGGGGCTCGCGTTCTGGCGGCAGGCGCAGCTTGCACTGCGTCACGCCGACGATGCCGTGCTTGCGGCACGCGAAGCGCGGCTCTCTGGCCATGTCAGCGTCGGATTGGCGCCGAGCACGACCGGCGTGCTCGGTCTCGCCTTCATGAAGGCGATGCGTGAGCGCTATCCCGATGTGCGCTTGCGGATGGTGGAGAGCCTGTCCGGCCATCTCGGTTCGATGCTCGGGGCAAGGCAGATCGACCTGGCCATTCTGTTTGAAGAGCCCGCGCAACGCTGGAGCGTCATGCCGTTGCTCGACGAACGCTTGTTCGTGATCGGCAACCCTGATCTTCGAGGCATGCCTGAGGGACCGGACGTGCGCCTCGCCGAGCTCGGCGAGCTGCCGCTCATCGTGCCCAGCGGCCCGCACGGGCTCAGGCCGCTGCTTGATGCTTCGTTCAAGCGTGCGAGATGCGAACCTCGCATCGTAGCCGAAGTGGACGGTCTCGCCATGTTGATGGATGCCGTGCGCGGCGGTCTCGGTGCCACCATACAGCCCGGCGCCGCGCTTGCCCGTGCCGGGAACGCTTCGCTTGCAAGCGTGCAGATTGCGGAAGCCGATGCGATCAGGCCCAATCTGATTGTCAGCGTGTCCGACGACGAACTGTCGCCCGCGGGACTGGCGGCGCGCGTCGTGCTCGCCGATGTGGCGCGAGCGCTTGTTGCCGAAGGCCGCTGGTCAGGCGCGACCTTGCGTTAG
- a CDS encoding MFS transporter, which produces MNPSTSAIATAAPSRASLAAAVLRVTSGNCLEQFDFFLFGFYATYISKVFFPAGSEFVSLMLTFAVFGAGFLMRPLGAIFLGAYIDEVGRRKGLIVTLSIMASGTILIACVPGYATIGLVAPVLVLIGRLLQGFSAGAELGGVSVYLSEIATPGRKGFYTSWQSASQQVAIVAAAALGYALNSSMTARDIGAWGWRIPFFIGCAIVPLLFVLRRSLQETEAFKARVHHPAAPEVFRTLLRNWKLVLAGMLLVAMTTTTFYLITVYTPTFGKAVLKLTTADSLMVTLCVGISNFVWLPIGGAISDRVGRRPLLIGITVLAICTSYPALAWLAAAPSFGRMLIVLLWLSFFFGMYNGAMQAALTEVMPVNIRVAGFSLAFSLATAVFGGFTPAISTYLIEVTGDKAAPGYWLTFAAVCGLGATLVLYRRLAGQPSPEKCRGTAARK; this is translated from the coding sequence GTGAACCCGTCCACATCGGCCATCGCAACGGCGGCTCCCTCGCGCGCGTCGCTGGCCGCCGCGGTCTTGCGTGTAACGAGCGGCAATTGCCTCGAGCAGTTCGACTTCTTTCTGTTCGGGTTTTATGCGACGTACATCTCGAAGGTATTCTTTCCGGCAGGCAGCGAGTTCGTTTCGCTGATGCTGACGTTCGCCGTGTTCGGCGCCGGCTTTCTGATGCGGCCGCTCGGCGCGATCTTCCTCGGCGCATACATCGACGAAGTAGGGCGCCGCAAGGGGCTCATCGTGACGCTCTCGATCATGGCAAGCGGCACAATCCTGATCGCATGCGTGCCGGGGTACGCGACGATCGGCCTCGTCGCACCGGTGCTCGTGCTGATCGGCCGGCTGTTGCAGGGGTTCTCGGCCGGCGCCGAGCTCGGCGGCGTATCGGTCTATCTCTCGGAGATAGCGACGCCGGGCCGCAAGGGCTTTTATACGAGCTGGCAATCGGCGAGCCAGCAGGTCGCCATCGTGGCCGCCGCGGCGCTCGGCTATGCGCTCAACAGCTCGATGACGGCGCGCGATATTGGCGCATGGGGCTGGCGTATTCCGTTTTTCATCGGCTGCGCGATCGTGCCGCTCCTCTTTGTCTTGCGGCGCTCGCTGCAGGAGACGGAAGCGTTCAAGGCGCGCGTGCATCACCCGGCCGCGCCGGAAGTGTTCCGCACATTGCTGCGGAACTGGAAGCTCGTCCTGGCCGGCATGTTGCTGGTGGCGATGACCACGACGACGTTCTATTTGATCACCGTCTACACGCCGACCTTCGGCAAGGCGGTGCTGAAGCTGACCACTGCGGACAGTCTGATGGTGACGCTATGCGTCGGCATCTCGAACTTCGTCTGGTTACCCATCGGCGGTGCGATCTCCGATCGCGTGGGGCGACGACCCCTGCTGATCGGGATCACGGTACTTGCCATTTGCACGTCGTATCCCGCGCTCGCCTGGCTCGCGGCGGCGCCGAGCTTCGGCCGCATGCTGATCGTGCTGCTCTGGCTGTCGTTCTTCTTCGGCATGTACAACGGCGCGATGCAAGCTGCGCTGACCGAAGTCATGCCCGTCAATATCCGCGTGGCGGGATTCTCGCTGGCATTCAGTCTTGCCACGGCGGTGTTCGGCGGATTTACGCCCGCGATATCGACCTACCTCATCGAGGTTACCGGTGACAAGGCTGCCCCCGGCTACTGGCTGACGTTCGCGGCGGTATGCGGGCTTGGCGCTACCCTGGTCCTCTATCGCCGCCTTGCAGGGCAGCCTTCGCCGGAGAAATGTCGCGGTACCGCCGCTCGAAAATGA
- the pqqA gene encoding pyrroloquinoline quinone precursor peptide PqqA produces the protein MQWTTPTYTDLRFGFEITMYIATR, from the coding sequence ATGCAGTGGACCACCCCTACGTACACCGACCTTCGCTTCGGCTTCGAGATCACGATGTACATCGCGACACGTTGA
- the pqqD gene encoding pyrroloquinoline quinone biosynthesis peptide chaperone PqqD, giving the protein MNSPNNDSNTSQRPRLRTMFRLHREFVQDGYVLLYPQGSINLNPSAGEILARCDGTRELDDIIDELEDLFGASDLAADVYRFLDHARQRGWLE; this is encoded by the coding sequence ATGAACTCGCCGAACAACGACAGCAACACGAGTCAGCGCCCGCGTCTGCGAACCATGTTCCGGCTGCACCGGGAATTCGTGCAGGATGGCTACGTGCTCCTCTATCCCCAGGGATCGATCAACCTCAATCCGAGCGCCGGCGAAATACTCGCGCGTTGCGACGGTACGCGCGAGCTCGACGACATCATCGATGAACTCGAAGACCTGTTCGGCGCCTCCGATCTAGCCGCCGATGTTTACCGCTTTCTCGATCACGCACGCCAGCGCGGCTGGCTGGAATGA
- a CDS encoding transporter substrate-binding domain-containing protein, which produces MKTPLRFIAWASLAMAGVPFASGVATAGVRVCTFPGSPSTVLDQAVAREAFKTAGIAASLAAGGFDGSDDDGVSVKELNEALRHSCDVIAGFPRSTVADGSGSKLLFSRGYLRSGYVSVTKKNPSAAQTAANVVAATYASPAQLIAVQQRDVTLDIENTPELTVDAVVKGHARSAIVWYPAVVAYTAKHPQQQFDVAGSTSPYADWHLVFAFGANGTAMRQRIDTALDRMASDGRLAELTRKWALPESTQAAQPSQPSFAYRDGPASGRVSALRAQLASAAGRQHGGFIKVDSSSSADAPSFDSAQVAHGKSLYSGSCAKCHGAELQGVNAPALKGPAFAPAANAHLTIGGVFGYMASNMPADRPGKMKPQDYADIMSFLLYSNGYRASSAKLTADSARASSTPLNAGTSH; this is translated from the coding sequence ATGAAAACACCACTCAGATTCATTGCATGGGCCAGCCTCGCCATGGCGGGCGTCCCGTTTGCATCAGGCGTAGCGACCGCGGGCGTGCGCGTCTGCACCTTTCCCGGCAGCCCGTCGACAGTGCTCGATCAGGCCGTCGCACGCGAAGCCTTCAAGACGGCGGGCATTGCGGCTTCGCTTGCTGCGGGCGGCTTTGACGGCAGCGACGACGACGGCGTCTCGGTCAAGGAACTCAACGAGGCGCTGCGACACAGTTGCGACGTGATCGCGGGATTTCCGCGCTCGACGGTCGCGGATGGCTCGGGCAGCAAGCTGTTGTTCTCTCGTGGCTATCTGCGCTCAGGCTACGTAAGCGTGACGAAGAAGAATCCCTCTGCGGCGCAGACAGCCGCTAATGTGGTCGCCGCCACGTATGCGAGCCCGGCGCAGTTGATCGCCGTGCAGCAACGCGACGTCACGCTTGATATCGAGAACACACCGGAGCTTACCGTCGATGCGGTCGTCAAAGGGCATGCACGGAGTGCGATCGTCTGGTATCCGGCAGTGGTGGCTTATACGGCAAAGCATCCACAGCAACAGTTCGACGTGGCAGGCTCCACGTCGCCGTACGCAGACTGGCATCTTGTGTTTGCCTTCGGCGCAAACGGCACGGCGATGCGGCAACGCATCGATACCGCGCTGGACAGAATGGCCTCGGACGGCCGGTTAGCTGAACTCACACGCAAATGGGCACTGCCCGAATCAACGCAGGCAGCCCAACCTTCGCAGCCTTCATTTGCGTACCGCGACGGACCGGCATCCGGCCGTGTGAGTGCGTTGCGCGCGCAACTGGCGAGTGCGGCGGGCCGGCAGCATGGCGGGTTTATCAAGGTCGACTCAAGCTCGTCTGCCGACGCGCCGTCGTTCGACAGCGCCCAGGTAGCGCATGGCAAGAGTCTCTATTCGGGATCGTGCGCGAAGTGCCACGGCGCGGAGCTTCAGGGGGTCAACGCGCCGGCGCTGAAGGGGCCAGCTTTTGCACCTGCAGCGAATGCGCATCTGACTATCGGCGGCGTGTTCGGCTATATGGCTTCCAACATGCCGGCCGATCGTCCCGGCAAGATGAAACCGCAGGACTACGCGGACATCATGTCGTTTCTTTTGTACTCCAACGGCTATCGGGCCAGCAGTGCGAAGCTGACCGCAGACAGTGCCCGTGCATCTTCGACGCCGCTCAACGCGGGTACGTCGCACTAG
- a CDS encoding methanol/ethanol family PQQ-dependent dehydrogenase, translated as MKARSASMTRKRALAMSIAVAAGLAPGSAVFADAYPPVTYERLSSAQADPGWLTYYRTYNGQAHSPLKEVNTSNVKDLKQVWSYKFPADLQQGFEATPIVNGRFLFVTTPKDNVYAFDATTGKQLWKYEPNLGPESYKTACCDVINRGVALYGKNVYVAMLSGEVAALDAQTGAVVWKKQMFEPGIGYAFSLAPLALDGALVVGSAGGEYGARGFIAALNPDNGNVLWKRFTIPGANEKHGDTWPKGMQEHGGAPAWLTGTYDPASKTLYWGVGNPGPWLADLRPGDNLYSDSLLALDPKTGDLKWHYQYTRHDSWDYDGVNTPVLANIKYQNKDYDAIIHADRNGFFHAIDRTNGKLIYAKPFVKATSVTGYTSEGAPIQDDSKYPKAGTTIETCPSFLGGKNWWSVSYDPEKHLAIVPTLHACMSLSGKSVNYMEGLPYLGEGFEIKPEPGSKGYGELQAIDVNTGEKVWSHWSKLPWNGGVATTAGGVAFSGSLDGHLYAFDETTGKVLWQSPKLASGVIAQPSVFEIDGKEYVAILAGYGGANPIWGGPMAKVAEKVPRGGTLYVFALNHG; from the coding sequence ATGAAAGCACGTTCAGCTTCGATGACGCGAAAGAGGGCGCTTGCGATGAGCATCGCCGTCGCGGCCGGTCTGGCGCCCGGATCGGCCGTATTTGCAGACGCCTATCCGCCCGTTACCTACGAGCGACTGAGCTCTGCGCAGGCGGACCCCGGCTGGCTCACGTACTACCGCACCTATAACGGCCAGGCGCATTCGCCGCTCAAGGAAGTCAACACGTCCAACGTGAAGGATCTCAAGCAGGTGTGGAGCTACAAATTTCCCGCCGATCTGCAACAGGGTTTCGAAGCAACGCCGATCGTTAACGGGCGCTTCCTGTTCGTGACCACACCCAAGGACAACGTCTACGCATTCGATGCGACGACGGGCAAGCAGTTGTGGAAATACGAGCCCAATCTCGGCCCGGAATCGTACAAGACCGCCTGCTGCGACGTGATCAATCGCGGTGTGGCGCTGTATGGGAAGAACGTCTATGTCGCGATGCTGAGTGGCGAGGTTGCGGCGCTGGATGCGCAGACCGGCGCAGTCGTGTGGAAGAAACAGATGTTCGAGCCGGGCATCGGTTACGCGTTCTCGCTCGCGCCGCTCGCCCTTGACGGCGCGCTGGTCGTCGGCAGTGCAGGCGGCGAGTATGGTGCGCGCGGCTTTATCGCCGCACTGAATCCCGACAATGGCAACGTGCTCTGGAAGCGCTTCACGATACCCGGAGCGAACGAGAAACACGGCGACACATGGCCCAAGGGCATGCAGGAGCACGGCGGCGCGCCGGCGTGGCTCACGGGCACCTACGATCCCGCATCGAAGACGCTGTACTGGGGCGTGGGCAATCCGGGGCCGTGGCTTGCGGACCTGCGTCCGGGCGACAACCTGTATTCCGATTCGCTGCTCGCGCTCGATCCAAAAACGGGCGATCTCAAATGGCACTACCAGTACACCAGACACGACAGCTGGGACTATGACGGCGTCAATACCCCCGTCCTCGCGAACATCAAGTACCAGAACAAGGACTACGACGCGATCATTCACGCAGACCGCAACGGCTTCTTTCACGCGATCGATCGCACCAACGGCAAGCTGATCTATGCAAAGCCGTTCGTGAAGGCCACGTCGGTGACGGGCTATACCAGCGAAGGCGCGCCGATCCAGGACGACTCGAAGTATCCGAAAGCCGGCACGACGATCGAGACGTGTCCGAGCTTCCTCGGCGGCAAGAACTGGTGGTCGGTTTCGTACGATCCTGAGAAGCATCTCGCGATCGTGCCGACACTGCACGCGTGCATGTCGCTGTCGGGCAAGTCGGTGAACTACATGGAGGGCTTGCCGTATCTCGGCGAAGGCTTCGAGATCAAGCCCGAACCTGGCAGCAAAGGCTACGGCGAGTTGCAGGCAATCGACGTGAACACGGGCGAGAAGGTCTGGAGTCACTGGTCCAAACTGCCGTGGAACGGCGGTGTCGCGACCACTGCGGGTGGCGTCGCGTTTAGCGGATCGCTCGACGGCCACCTCTATGCCTTCGATGAAACCACCGGCAAGGTCCTCTGGCAAAGCCCGAAGCTGGCCAGCGGCGTCATCGCGCAGCCGTCGGTGTTCGAAATCGACGGCAAGGAGTATGTCGCGATTCTCGCGGGCTACGGCGGCGCCAATCCTATCTGGGGCGGCCCGATGGCAAAGGTGGCGGAGAAGGTGCCGCGCGGCGGCACGCTCTACGTATTCGCGCTCAACCACGGCTGA
- the adh gene encoding aldehyde dehydrogenase, with amino-acid sequence MNHADMQFLNVEFPYKKQYGNFIGGEWVAPVGGEYFDNLSPITGEPFTSIPRSREADIELALDAAHRAKVAWGKTSTTDRANILNRIADRMEANLQRIAVAETIDNGKPLRETMAADIPLAIDHFRYFAGCVRAQEGSISEIDDDTVAYHFHEPLGVVGQIIPWNFPILMAVWKLAPALAAGNCVVLKPAEQTPASILVLMEVIHDLLPPGVVNIVNGFGLEAGKPLASSRRIAKIAFTGETTTGRLIMQYASQNIIPVTLELGGKSPNIFFADVIDHDDSYFDKALEGFAMFALNQGEVCTCPSRVLIDEKIYDRFMERALKRVAAITQGHPLDTKTMIGAQASQEQLEKILSYVDLGRQEGAQCLIGGERTTLAGELSKGYYVKPTVFRGHNKMRIFQEEIFGPVVSVTTFKTEEEALEIANDTLYGLGAGVWTRDGTRAYRFGRQIQAGRVWTNCYHAYPAHAAFGGYKQSGIGRENHRMMLDHYQQTKNLLVSYSDKPLGFF; translated from the coding sequence ATGAATCACGCAGACATGCAGTTTCTCAACGTCGAATTCCCGTACAAAAAGCAGTATGGCAATTTCATCGGTGGCGAATGGGTGGCGCCCGTCGGTGGCGAATACTTCGACAACCTCTCGCCGATCACCGGCGAGCCGTTCACGTCGATTCCCCGTTCACGCGAAGCCGATATCGAACTCGCGCTCGACGCCGCACATCGTGCGAAGGTCGCCTGGGGCAAGACCTCGACCACCGATCGCGCGAACATCCTGAACCGCATCGCCGATCGCATGGAAGCGAACCTGCAGCGTATCGCCGTCGCGGAAACCATCGACAACGGCAAGCCGCTGCGCGAAACGATGGCCGCCGACATCCCGCTCGCCATCGATCACTTCCGCTACTTCGCGGGCTGTGTGCGTGCGCAGGAAGGTTCGATCTCCGAGATCGACGACGACACGGTGGCGTATCACTTCCATGAGCCGCTCGGCGTGGTCGGCCAGATCATTCCGTGGAATTTCCCGATCCTGATGGCGGTGTGGAAGCTCGCGCCCGCGCTGGCCGCCGGCAACTGCGTCGTGCTCAAGCCCGCCGAGCAGACTCCGGCGTCGATTCTCGTGCTGATGGAGGTCATCCACGACCTGCTGCCCCCGGGCGTGGTGAACATCGTCAACGGCTTTGGCCTGGAAGCCGGCAAGCCGCTCGCGTCGAGCCGGCGCATCGCCAAGATCGCCTTCACCGGTGAAACGACGACCGGCCGTCTGATCATGCAGTACGCGAGCCAGAACATCATTCCGGTGACGCTCGAACTCGGCGGCAAGAGCCCGAACATCTTCTTTGCCGACGTGATCGACCACGACGACAGCTACTTCGACAAGGCGCTCGAAGGCTTCGCGATGTTCGCGCTGAATCAGGGTGAAGTGTGCACATGCCCGTCGCGCGTGCTGATCGACGAAAAGATCTACGACCGCTTCATGGAACGCGCGCTCAAGCGGGTGGCCGCCATCACGCAGGGGCATCCGCTCGACACGAAGACGATGATCGGCGCGCAGGCTTCACAGGAGCAGCTCGAGAAGATCCTCTCGTATGTCGATCTTGGCAGGCAGGAAGGCGCGCAATGCCTGATCGGTGGGGAGCGCACCACGCTGGCCGGTGAGCTGAGCAAGGGCTACTACGTGAAGCCGACCGTGTTCCGCGGCCACAACAAGATGCGCATCTTCCAGGAAGAGATCTTCGGACCGGTCGTTTCCGTGACGACCTTCAAGACCGAGGAAGAAGCGCTGGAGATCGCCAACGACACGCTCTACGGTCTCGGCGCCGGCGTCTGGACCCGCGACGGCACGCGCGCCTATCGCTTCGGCCGGCAGATCCAGGCCGGGCGCGTGTGGACCAACTGCTATCACGCGTATCCCGCGCACGCGGCATTCGGCGGCTACAAGCAGTCGGGCATCGGTCGCGAGAACCACAGGATGATGCTCGACCACTACCAGCAAACGAAGAACCTCCTCGTCAGCTACAGCGACAAGCCGCTCGGCTTCTTCTGA
- a CDS encoding substrate-binding domain-containing protein: MTTLKDVAALAGVGMSTASRVISGKGPVSADAAARVQAAIEQLNFRPSSIGRAMATQSLGMIGLFVPTFFGSYYGTILKQTDTELREVNRHVVVATGCGESSPRELAIEAVRFLIARDCDGVVVVSHDLHDEDLVMLHRMHPKIAFLNRAFDELPEASFCADHHRGGVLAARTLIEHGHCDIAVISGPSTASDNVARIDGFFAELARHGIDRASVPFVESDFSHEGGYAGVQTLLDSKRRFTGLFCANDTMAVSALSRLQQAGISVPDDVSVIGYDDDYSAAYTAPALTSVHIPTAELTQNAVRWLVNQCYGTSWDILRDFPLTVTMRASVAAPPQV, from the coding sequence GTGACCACCCTGAAAGACGTCGCGGCACTGGCCGGCGTGGGTATGTCGACGGCATCGCGGGTAATTTCCGGCAAAGGCCCGGTATCGGCCGACGCCGCTGCGCGGGTGCAGGCAGCGATCGAGCAGCTGAACTTCCGCCCGTCGTCGATCGGCCGCGCGATGGCAACGCAGTCGCTCGGCATGATCGGCCTCTTCGTGCCGACGTTTTTCGGCTCGTATTACGGCACGATCCTGAAGCAGACCGATACCGAACTGCGCGAGGTCAACCGCCACGTGGTGGTCGCGACCGGCTGCGGCGAGTCGTCGCCGCGCGAACTGGCGATCGAGGCGGTGCGCTTTCTGATCGCGCGCGATTGCGACGGGGTGGTGGTGGTCAGCCACGATCTGCATGACGAAGATCTGGTGATGCTGCATCGGATGCATCCGAAGATCGCGTTTCTGAACCGCGCGTTCGACGAGTTGCCGGAGGCGTCGTTTTGCGCGGACCATCATCGCGGCGGCGTGCTTGCCGCGCGCACACTGATCGAGCACGGGCATTGCGATATCGCCGTGATTTCTGGGCCGTCTACGGCTTCGGATAACGTCGCGCGGATCGACGGCTTTTTCGCCGAGCTGGCGCGGCATGGAATCGATCGGGCGTCGGTGCCGTTTGTCGAATCGGATTTCTCGCATGAGGGTGGCTACGCCGGCGTGCAGACGCTGCTCGATTCGAAGCGACGCTTCACGGGTCTCTTTTGCGCCAACGACACCATGGCTGTCAGCGCGCTGTCGCGTCTGCAGCAGGCGGGCATTTCGGTGCCGGACGACGTGTCCGTGATCGGCTACGACGACGACTATTCCGCAGCCTACACCGCGCCCGCGCTGACTTCGGTACATATTCCAACCGCCGAACTGACGCAGAATGCCGTTCGCTGGCTGGTGAACCAGTGCTACGGCACATCGTGGGACATTCTCCGCGACTTTCCATTGACGGTGACGATGCGGGCATCGGTCGCAGCGCCGCCGCAGGTCTGA
- a CDS encoding ABC transporter ATP-binding protein — MSNVSNVSIRNLRIQLGANTVIEALDLEVEPGEFLVLLGPSGCGKSTLLHSIAGLIDVSDGSIEIGGQDMTWADPKDRRIALVFQSYALYPTMNVKRNLSFALRINGTPKAEIERRVTRAADMLQLGPLLKRRPAQLSGGQRQRVAIGRAIVREADVFLFDEPLSNLDAKLRTELRRELKHLHRQLGATMIYVTHDQVEAMTLATRMAVMRGGVIQQIGTPAQIYAKPVNLFVATFLGSPPMNLLKGHLERREDGVWFRHPHFELDVSHYPFRTLPDVNTACVLGIRPEDVKVGAGRAYQGTVSLVEPMGNHRVMWVDYHGAQIASIVQDKISIAVDEVAAFSLDGEHVSLFDEAGGARL, encoded by the coding sequence ATGTCCAACGTTTCGAATGTGTCGATCCGCAATCTCAGGATCCAGCTGGGTGCGAATACCGTCATCGAAGCGCTCGATCTCGAAGTCGAGCCCGGCGAATTTCTCGTGCTGCTCGGCCCTTCCGGATGCGGCAAGTCCACGCTCCTGCATAGCATCGCCGGCCTGATCGACGTCAGCGACGGCAGCATCGAAATCGGCGGGCAGGATATGACGTGGGCCGATCCGAAGGATCGTCGCATTGCCCTCGTATTCCAGTCGTATGCGCTCTATCCGACGATGAACGTCAAGCGCAATCTGTCGTTCGCGTTGCGGATCAACGGCACGCCGAAAGCGGAAATCGAACGGCGTGTTACGCGGGCGGCGGACATGCTGCAACTCGGACCGCTGCTGAAGCGCCGGCCAGCGCAACTGTCGGGCGGACAGCGTCAACGGGTGGCGATCGGCCGTGCGATCGTGCGCGAGGCCGATGTGTTTCTGTTCGACGAGCCGCTGTCGAACCTCGACGCGAAGTTGCGCACCGAACTGCGCCGCGAGTTGAAACATCTGCACCGGCAACTCGGCGCGACGATGATCTATGTGACGCACGATCAGGTCGAAGCGATGACGCTCGCGACCCGCATGGCCGTGATGCGCGGCGGCGTGATCCAGCAGATCGGCACGCCCGCGCAGATCTACGCGAAGCCAGTGAACCTGTTCGTTGCGACGTTTCTCGGCTCGCCGCCGATGAATCTGCTGAAGGGGCACCTGGAGCGGCGCGAAGACGGCGTGTGGTTTCGCCATCCGCATTTCGAACTCGACGTGTCGCACTATCCGTTCAGGACGCTGCCCGACGTGAATACCGCCTGCGTGCTGGGCATCCGTCCGGAGGACGTGAAGGTTGGCGCAGGTCGTGCGTATCAGGGAACGGTTTCGCTGGTCGAGCCGATGGGCAACCATCGCGTCATGTGGGTCGATTATCATGGCGCCCAGATCGCATCGATCGTGCAGGACAAGATCTCGATCGCAGTAGACGAAGTCGCAGCGTTCTCACTCGATGGCGAGCACGTGTCGCTGTTCGACGAGGCAGGCGGCGCGCGTCTTTAG